A genomic window from Gemmatimonadaceae bacterium includes:
- a CDS encoding glycosyltransferase family 9 protein: MLIVKLAAMGDIVMASTLIGAVRDRWPDAQITWLTGDQFAPLVRRFEGVDVVRSVDAESLLAGPAFRAAHRAPHAALKRAAAIASTVRAIGRRPWDLALVAHSDERYAQLLRFAKVRDLRQFKEPRKDRYMGLEYSSMLEDAGPSSPLSPVLSPLPSPRHNPPLHLPSLTQLNKQQPARRVTLAPGGARNLLRDNPLRRWPVESWAALARELKAANCELTIIGAASDRAEADVVLAAVPDARDEVGKQDLDALLAELASSDVLVTHDSGPMHLAQLTRTPVVALFGPTSPTQFVAPGADVTVLSAAQHLPCAPCYDGKDYAVCSANLCLSRVGPEMAAGTVLAVLAGRREKGGG, from the coding sequence GTGCTGATCGTGAAGTTGGCCGCAATGGGCGACATCGTGATGGCGTCGACGCTGATCGGCGCCGTGCGCGACCGCTGGCCCGACGCCCAAATCACCTGGCTCACCGGCGACCAGTTCGCGCCGCTCGTGCGCCGTTTCGAGGGCGTAGATGTGGTGCGTAGTGTCGACGCCGAGTCACTCCTCGCCGGCCCCGCCTTCCGCGCCGCCCACCGCGCCCCTCACGCCGCCCTCAAGCGCGCCGCCGCCATCGCCAGCACCGTCCGCGCCATCGGCCGCCGCCCCTGGGACCTCGCCCTCGTCGCCCACAGCGATGAGCGCTACGCGCAACTCCTCCGCTTCGCGAAGGTGCGGGACTTGAGGCAGTTCAAAGAGCCGAGGAAGGACCGCTATATGGGCCTGGAGTACTCCTCGATGTTGGAAGATGCTGGACCTTCATCTCCCCTCTCCCCCGTCCTCTCCCCTCTCCCATCTCCCCGCCATAACCCACCTCTCCACCTCCCATCTCTCACTCAGCTCAACAAGCAACAACCTGCCCGCCGAGTCACTCTCGCCCCCGGCGGCGCCCGCAACCTCCTCCGCGACAACCCCCTGCGTCGCTGGCCCGTCGAGAGCTGGGCTGCGCTCGCGCGCGAGCTCAAGGCGGCCAACTGCGAGCTCACGATCATCGGCGCCGCGAGCGATCGCGCCGAGGCTGATGTGGTGCTCGCCGCCGTCCCCGACGCGCGTGACGAAGTCGGCAAGCAGGACCTCGACGCACTCCTCGCCGAGCTCGCCAGCAGCGATGTGCTCGTGACCCACGACTCCGGCCCGATGCACCTCGCGCAGCTCACGCGCACGCCGGTCGTGGCGCTCTTCGGCCCGACGAGCCCGACGCAGTTCGTGGCGCCGGGGGCGGACGTGACGGTGCTCAGCGCGGCGCAGCATCTCCCCTGTGCGCCCTGTTATGACGGGAAGGATTACGCGGTGTGCTCGGCGAATCTCTGTCTTAGCCGCGTTGGTCCGGAGATGGCCGCAGGCACTGTCCTGGCGGTACTGGCTGGGAGGCGGGAGAAGGGAGGCGGGTGA
- a CDS encoding class I SAM-dependent methyltransferase, which yields MGFVLAWIRGVAAAVVLLTAGVFSPRLRGYLRQFAREVGVAKPHVGPFPAKRPDFVGDPTLPLALPGLDAQDGNVSALELAVLARLVKSRAPMLLWEIGTFDGRTTRVLAANAPAGAQVHTLDLPADGLGRTAHALSPSERDLVKKPSSGARFAGTPEQAKITQHLGDSATFDFTPWRRQADFVFVDGSHAAAYVVSDTNRAGLLTDDRKAVVVWHDYGEWPGVTETLDTLAPTLKGAYRVAGTTLVVWERNV from the coding sequence ATGGGATTCGTGCTCGCGTGGATTCGTGGGGTCGCGGCGGCCGTCGTGCTGCTTACCGCCGGCGTGTTTTCGCCGCGGCTGCGGGGGTATCTGCGCCAGTTTGCGCGCGAGGTCGGTGTGGCGAAGCCGCACGTCGGGCCGTTTCCGGCGAAGCGTCCCGACTTTGTCGGCGATCCGACGCTGCCTCTCGCGCTGCCTGGCCTCGACGCGCAGGATGGCAACGTCTCGGCGCTCGAGCTGGCCGTGCTGGCGCGGCTCGTGAAGTCCCGCGCGCCGATGCTGCTCTGGGAGATCGGCACCTTCGACGGCCGCACGACGCGCGTCCTCGCCGCCAACGCGCCCGCGGGGGCACAGGTCCACACCCTCGACCTGCCCGCGGATGGCCTAGGCCGCACCGCCCACGCGCTGTCGCCGAGCGAGCGGGATTTGGTGAAGAAGCCCAGCTCCGGCGCGCGGTTCGCCGGCACGCCGGAGCAGGCCAAGATCACCCAGCACCTCGGCGATTCGGCGACGTTTGATTTCACGCCTTGGCGCCGGCAGGCGGACTTCGTGTTCGTGGACGGCTCCCACGCCGCGGCCTATGTGGTCAGCGACACCAACCGCGCCGGCCTGCTGACGGATGATCGGAAGGCGGTGGTGGTGTGGCACGACTACGGCGAGTGGCCCGGCGTGACGGAGACGCTGGATACCTTGGCGCCCACGCTGAAGGGCGCATATCGTGTCGCGGGGACGACGCTGGTCGTCTGGGAGCGGAACGTGTAG